A DNA window from Streptomyces parvus contains the following coding sequences:
- a CDS encoding polyprenyl synthetase family protein, with protein MGRLQPADHAFADPVPPHVGPPEPGPLQEARAVDEDVVAAVQRTAESVLAECVAEAALHDPEFSEAVAHRVADFTLRGGKRVRPRLLWWAMRACGAVETRAALRLGVGLELIQTCALIQDDVMDRSRTRRGRPAVHIALAEQTGLAADSAAGAAFGASAAILAGDLALVWADDTVTETLLPSARRRQVRALWRAMRSEMVAGQYLDLRGQIGSGASAARALRTACLKSALYSVERPVALGAALAGADEWTTDALCSASRYAGLAFQLRDDLLGVFGDPTVTGKPSGDDIREGKSTYLLATARTCADAADDRRALAVLDRAVGNPDLDEGGLAEVRAVLESTGARALVEEKAERLGERAARRLAQAVDVDAHARDRLLGLLQAVAGARAAAPPGSRGAPREPHPGAADTLTMVEGGRPQ; from the coding sequence GGAGGCACGGGCCGTCGACGAGGATGTGGTCGCGGCCGTCCAGCGGACGGCCGAGTCCGTACTGGCGGAGTGCGTCGCCGAAGCGGCCCTCCACGACCCGGAATTCTCCGAAGCCGTGGCGCACCGGGTCGCCGACTTCACCCTGCGGGGCGGCAAGCGCGTGCGGCCCCGCTTGCTGTGGTGGGCCATGCGCGCCTGCGGCGCGGTCGAAACCCGGGCGGCTCTGCGCCTGGGCGTGGGTCTGGAGCTGATCCAGACCTGCGCCCTCATCCAGGACGACGTGATGGACCGCTCGCGGACGAGGCGAGGACGGCCCGCCGTCCACATCGCCCTGGCCGAGCAGACGGGCCTCGCGGCCGATTCCGCGGCGGGCGCGGCATTCGGCGCCTCCGCCGCCATCCTTGCGGGTGACCTCGCGCTGGTGTGGGCCGACGACACGGTCACCGAGACATTGCTGCCGTCCGCGCGGCGACGCCAGGTGAGGGCCCTGTGGCGGGCCATGCGCAGTGAGATGGTCGCCGGGCAGTACCTGGACCTGCGCGGCCAGATCGGCAGCGGCGCCTCGGCGGCGCGCGCCCTGCGCACCGCCTGCCTCAAGAGCGCTCTGTACTCGGTGGAGCGGCCCGTGGCGCTGGGTGCCGCCCTGGCCGGTGCCGACGAGTGGACCACCGACGCCCTGTGCTCGGCGAGCCGGTACGCCGGACTGGCCTTCCAACTGCGGGACGACCTGCTCGGGGTGTTCGGCGACCCGACGGTCACCGGGAAGCCCTCCGGGGACGACATTCGCGAGGGCAAGTCGACCTATCTGCTGGCGACGGCCCGTACCTGCGCCGACGCCGCCGACGACCGCCGCGCCCTGGCCGTGCTGGACCGTGCCGTCGGGAACCCGGACCTCGACGAGGGCGGCCTCGCGGAGGTGCGCGCCGTTCTGGAGTCCACCGGCGCCCGCGCCCTGGTGGAGGAGAAGGCGGAGCGCCTGGGCGAGCGGGCCGCGCGGAGACTGGCCCAGGCCGTCGACGTCGACGCGCACGCCCGCGACCGGCTGCTGGGCCTGCTGCAGGCGGTGGCGGGCGCCCGCGCCGCCGCCCCGCCCGGCTCCCGCGGCGCGCCGCGGGAGCCGCACCCCGGTGCGGCGGACACACTGACCATGGTCGAAGGAGGCCGCCCCCAGTGA
- a CDS encoding phytoene desaturase has protein sequence MITIKGPVDHVVVVGAGLSGLSAALHLLGAGRRVTVVERDALPGGRAGLLAEGGYRIDTGPTVLTMPDLVEDAFAAVGDRMADRLELIRLDPAYRARFADGSQLDVHTDGAAMEAAVEQFAGARQAVGYRRLRSWLERLYRVQMRRFIDANFDSPLQLLHPDLVRLAALGGFGRLDARIGRFVSDERLRRVFSFQALYAGVPPARALAAYAVIAYMDTVAGVYFPRGGMHALPTAMARAAADAGGEFRYGQTVRRLERSGDRITAVVTDRERIPCDAVVLTPDLPVSYRLLGHAPRRPLPLRHSPSAVILHAGTDRTWPDLAHHTISFGAAWKSTFRQLTRTGELMSDPSLLITRPTATDPSLAPPGKHLHYILAPCPNTTIGPGVREWAELGPRYRDELLAWLERREMPGLSAAIEQEGLVTPVDWTAQGHAAGTPFAVAHTFPQTGPFRPRNLVRGTANAVLAGCGTTPGVGVPTVLISGKLAAQRITGPPAAPSRRTRGTAV, from the coding sequence GTGATCACGATCAAAGGGCCGGTCGACCACGTCGTGGTGGTCGGCGCGGGACTGTCCGGGCTGTCCGCCGCGCTCCACCTGCTCGGCGCGGGTCGCAGGGTGACCGTCGTCGAACGGGACGCGCTGCCCGGCGGGCGGGCCGGTCTCCTGGCGGAGGGCGGCTACCGCATCGACACCGGGCCGACTGTGCTGACCATGCCGGACCTGGTGGAGGACGCCTTCGCCGCCGTCGGCGACAGGATGGCCGACCGGCTGGAGCTGATCCGGCTGGACCCCGCCTACCGGGCCAGGTTCGCGGACGGGTCGCAACTCGACGTGCACACCGACGGAGCGGCCATGGAGGCTGCCGTCGAACAGTTCGCCGGGGCCCGCCAGGCGGTCGGCTACCGGCGGCTGCGGAGCTGGCTGGAGCGGCTGTACCGGGTCCAGATGCGCCGCTTCATCGACGCCAACTTCGACTCGCCCCTCCAACTGCTGCACCCCGACCTCGTGCGGCTCGCCGCTCTCGGCGGGTTCGGCCGGCTCGACGCCCGGATCGGGCGCTTCGTCTCCGACGAGCGGCTGCGCCGGGTCTTCTCCTTCCAGGCGCTGTACGCGGGGGTGCCCCCGGCCCGGGCCCTGGCCGCGTACGCGGTGATCGCCTACATGGACACGGTCGCCGGGGTGTACTTCCCACGCGGCGGCATGCACGCCCTGCCCACCGCGATGGCCCGGGCCGCCGCCGACGCGGGAGGCGAGTTCCGCTACGGGCAGACCGTGCGGCGGCTGGAGCGTTCCGGCGACCGGATCACCGCGGTCGTCACCGACCGTGAACGCATCCCGTGCGACGCGGTGGTCCTGACCCCCGACCTGCCCGTCAGCTACCGCCTCCTGGGCCACGCCCCGCGCCGGCCGCTGCCGCTGAGGCACTCGCCGTCCGCGGTGATCCTGCACGCGGGCACGGACCGCACCTGGCCGGATCTCGCACACCACACCATCTCCTTCGGGGCCGCGTGGAAGAGCACCTTCCGCCAGCTCACCCGCACCGGCGAGCTGATGTCGGACCCCTCGCTCCTGATCACCCGGCCCACGGCCACCGACCCCTCCCTGGCCCCGCCCGGCAAACACCTCCACTACATCCTCGCGCCCTGCCCGAACACCACGATCGGGCCCGGCGTACGGGAGTGGGCGGAGCTCGGCCCCCGCTACCGGGACGAGCTGCTCGCCTGGCTGGAGCGGCGCGAGATGCCCGGTCTGAGCGCGGCGATCGAGCAGGAAGGACTGGTCACCCCCGTCGACTGGACGGCGCAGGGCCACGCGGCCGGCACGCCGTTCGCCGTGGCCCACACCTTCCCCCAGACCGGTCCGTTCCGCCCGCGCAACCTGGTGCGGGGCACCGCCAACGCCGTCCTCGCGGGGTGCGGCACCACTCCGGGCGTCGGCGTGCCGACCGTGCTGATCTCGGGGAAGCTGGCGGCGCAGAGGATCACCGGCCCACCCGCCGCCCCATCCCGACGCACGAGAGGCACCGCCGTATGA
- a CDS encoding phytoene/squalene synthase family protein, which yields MTARELDAAGIHEPGLRAAYTRCRDLNARHGKTYFLATRLLPIDRRAAVHALYGFARRADDIVDDLESTATTEERTAALAALEAQLACGLRDGRATEPVIRALADTAGRYGIDHRYFADFLASMRSDLTVTGYASLDDLGGYMHGSAAVIGLQMLPVLGTVVRREEAAGPAAALGIAFQLTNFLRDVGEDLDRGRLYLPADLIAAHGVDRARLEWSRRTGARDTRITAALRAFAAHTRTVYRQALPGLGMLDPVTRPCIRTAFVLYSGILDAIEAEDYAVLHRRAVVPRRRRAVVALDGLARALAARAPVRHRTEPAPGRRPATLARTVVTGIATPVRGEAA from the coding sequence ATGACCGCCCGTGAGCTGGACGCCGCAGGCATCCACGAGCCCGGCCTCCGCGCCGCCTACACCCGCTGCCGCGACCTCAACGCCCGTCACGGCAAGACCTACTTCCTCGCGACGCGGCTGCTGCCCATCGACAGGCGGGCGGCCGTGCACGCCCTGTACGGCTTCGCCCGCCGGGCCGACGACATCGTTGACGACCTCGAATCCACCGCCACCACCGAGGAGCGCACTGCCGCCCTGGCGGCCCTGGAGGCGCAGTTGGCGTGCGGGTTGCGCGACGGACGGGCCACCGAGCCGGTGATCCGGGCACTCGCCGACACGGCCGGCCGCTACGGCATCGACCACCGGTACTTCGCCGACTTCCTGGCCTCCATGCGCAGCGATCTGACGGTCACCGGCTACGCCTCGCTGGACGACCTGGGCGGCTACATGCACGGGTCGGCCGCGGTGATCGGCCTGCAGATGCTGCCGGTGCTCGGAACGGTGGTCCGGCGCGAGGAAGCCGCCGGGCCCGCGGCCGCGCTGGGTATCGCCTTCCAGCTGACCAACTTCCTGCGGGACGTCGGCGAGGACCTGGACCGGGGCAGGCTCTACCTCCCGGCCGACCTGATCGCCGCCCACGGAGTGGACCGGGCACGCCTGGAGTGGAGCCGACGCACCGGTGCGCGGGACACCAGGATCACCGCAGCGCTGCGGGCGTTCGCCGCGCACACGAGGACGGTCTACCGCCAGGCCCTGCCGGGACTGGGGATGCTGGACCCGGTCACCCGGCCCTGCATCCGTACGGCGTTCGTGCTCTACAGCGGCATCCTCGACGCGATCGAGGCCGAGGACTACGCGGTCCTGCACCGCCGCGCCGTCGTCCCACGCCGACGCCGGGCGGTCGTGGCGCTGGACGGGCTCGCCCGCGCGCTCGCGGCCCGCGCCCCGGTCCGTCACCGCACGGAGCCGGCGCCCGGCCGGCGCCCCGCCACCCTGGCCCGTACCGTCGTCACCGGCATCGCCACGCCCGTACGGGGGGAGGCTGCGTGA